CAAGGCCTATGGTGGGCTCATCGAGAAAGAGTATATCTGGACGATGCAGCAAGCAGGCCATGAGCTCCATCTTCATCCGCTCACCCAGCGACAGCTTCCGCACGTGCACCTGCATTTGGCGCTCAACACCAAGGAGCGCACTGAGCTCAGACAGTCGCTTTTTGAACGCGGTGTCGTCGATCTCATAGTATTTCTGGAGGAGCAGAAACGAATCCATGGCCGGTATGTCCCACCATAGCTGCGACTTTTGCCCCATGACGAGCGCTATCTTGCGCCGAAACACCTGTTCACGCACGAACGGCACATGACCATGTACCCGGAGCTCACCATGGCTCGGTACAATGATGCCGCTAAACATCTTCATGAGTGTCGTCTTGCCAGCGCCGTTGGGACCGAGCAGGCCAACCATTTCCCCAGGATTGATCTCAAGATCAAAATGAGTCACCGCCGCCCGCAGCTGATAATCGCGGCGCACCAGTTGTTTCAGAGATCCGGCAAAACCAGCCGCCTTTTGATAATGCTTGAAGTCCTTACC
This portion of the Deltaproteobacteria bacterium genome encodes:
- a CDS encoding ATP-binding cassette domain-containing protein gives rise to the protein MIQCRGLGKDFKHYQKAAGFAGSLKQLVRRDYQLRAAVTHFDLEINPGEMVGLLGPNGAGKTTLMKMFSGIIVPSHGELRVHGHVPFVREQVFRRKIALVMGQKSQLWWDIPAMDSFLLLQKYYEIDDTAFKKRLSELSALLGVERQMQVHVRKLSLGERMKMELMACLLHRPDILFLDEPTIGLDVVAQRSIRDFIAQYQAQHKTTVILTSHYMADVEALCQRIVLVLGGEKRFDGPIGEFSSILGLEKFVTIAFSASIPTEAANYFKDFDPHWNDARTRVDLRIAEGDVRRRAIEILECFPVIEFSMEKLPIERVMNELLINPHLLKGAAQ